One genomic segment of Pseudorca crassidens isolate mPseCra1 chromosome X, mPseCra1.hap1, whole genome shotgun sequence includes these proteins:
- the LOC137217356 gene encoding small ribosomal subunit protein uS12-like, with protein MGKCCGLRTARKLRSHRRDQKWHDKQYKKAHLGTALKANPFGGASHAKGIVLEKVGVETKELNSAIRKCVSIQLIKNGKKITAFVPNDGCLNFIEENDEVLVAGFARKGHAVGDIPGVCFKVVKVANVSLLALYKGKKERPRS; from the coding sequence ATGGGCAAGTGTTGCGGTCTTCGTACTGCCAGGAAGCTCCGTAGCCACCGACGAGACCAGAAGTGGCATGATAAACAGTACAAGAAAGCCCATTTGGGCACAGCCCTGAAGGCCAACCCTTTTGGAGGTGCTTCTCATGCCAAGGGAATTGTGCTTGAAAAAGTAGGGGTTGAAACCAAAGAGCTAAATTCTGCCATCAGGAAGTGTGTCAGCATTCAACTAATCAAGAATGGCAAAAAAATCACCGCCTTTGTACCCAATGAtggttgtttgaattttattgagGAAAATGATGAAGTTCTGGTTGCTGGATTTGCTCGCAAAGGTCATGCTGTTGGTGACATTCCTGGAGTCTGCTTTAAGGTTGTCAAAGTAGCCAATGTCTCTCTTTTGGCCTTATataaaggcaagaaggaaagaccAAGATCATAA